The DNA region CGGCCTACACCCAGCGGGTCGACCAGACGTCCTCGTCGGGTGGGGCGGGCATCTACGCCGCCTGGCAGTCGGTGGCCGCGGGCGCGAGCGACATGACCCTCCTCGTCGGCGGCGAGAAGATGACCCACAAGACTACGCCCGAGGCGACGGACGTGATCGCCTCGCTCACCCACCCCGTCGAGTACAAACACGGCGTCACGCTCCCGAGCTTCGCGGGTCTCACGGCGCGGCTCTACCTCGACACCTACGACGCGCCGCGCGAGAGTCTGGGGAAAGTGGCCGTCAAAAATCACAAGAACGGGGTCGACAATCCCCACGCCCAGTTCCGCAAGGAGGTCGACCTGGAGACGGTGCTGGAGAGCCCGGTGGTCGCCGACCCGCTCCGGCTCTACGACTTCTGTCCCATCACCGACGGGAGCGCGGCGCTGCTGTTCTGTCCCGAGTCCGTCGCGCGCGAGTACACCGACGACTACGCCGTGATTTCGGGTATCGGCGGCGCGACGGACACCCACGTGGTCCACGAGCGTTCCGACCCTACGACGATGGGCGGCGTGGTCGAATCCGGCGCGACGGCCTACGAGATGAGCGGCTACGGTCCCGACGACATTGACGTCGCCGAACTCCACGACATGTTCACGATCCTCGAGTTC from Halococcus salsus includes:
- a CDS encoding thiolase C-terminal domain-containing protein, producing MSTTVAVIGASMTQFGQRDAWVRDLLAEAGEACLDDAGVDPGAVEHCYVSNMASGEFEGQTGVPNALAHDLNCLPAYTQRVDQTSSSGGAGIYAAWQSVAAGASDMTLLVGGEKMTHKTTPEATDVIASLTHPVEYKHGVTLPSFAGLTARLYLDTYDAPRESLGKVAVKNHKNGVDNPHAQFRKEVDLETVLESPVVADPLRLYDFCPITDGSAALLFCPESVAREYTDDYAVISGIGGATDTHVVHERSDPTTMGGVVESGATAYEMSGYGPDDIDVAELHDMFTILEFLQMEGLDFAEQGEAWQAIEDGTTERDGDLPINTSGGLKSKGHPLGASGVAQGYEIYKQVMGDAGPRQVDADVGLACNVGGFGNCVITTIMEAGA